A genomic window from Fibrobacterota bacterium includes:
- a CDS encoding MCE family protein, which yields MTGRKTQNVIVGTVVLVALFVLIFGMAFLSEYHPGESNEEYTFVADQVGLLSEGDPVKFNGVKVGKVTGIQLDQQTRRVQIKAQVQAGVRISKGSEVTIQNVGLMGERMINIVLSPSKETVPPGATLEAKYDYGIAETMAAAGKIIEDARVIIVDLRTVLDSTINRPGFAPRVNGIVARADTVVLRLDKMVVYLEPKVKSAVGDLSVAGKSARNMAEKAEPVVDRVAQRADKATAELEPMVQDLKVVSTDIRALVAKTKNGESTLGKLANDDKFYNELSSAVVRADSLVHRIQKKGLDINVDIW from the coding sequence ATGACAGGCCGCAAGACGCAGAACGTGATCGTGGGGACGGTGGTGCTGGTGGCGCTGTTCGTCCTCATTTTCGGCATGGCCTTCCTGAGCGAGTACCATCCCGGCGAGTCCAACGAGGAATACACCTTCGTGGCCGACCAGGTGGGTCTTCTCTCCGAAGGCGATCCGGTCAAGTTCAATGGCGTGAAGGTGGGCAAGGTCACGGGCATCCAGCTCGACCAACAGACCCGACGCGTGCAGATCAAGGCGCAGGTCCAGGCGGGTGTGCGCATCTCCAAGGGTTCGGAAGTGACCATCCAGAACGTGGGCCTGATGGGCGAGCGCATGATCAACATCGTGCTTTCGCCTTCCAAGGAAACCGTCCCGCCCGGCGCCACGCTGGAGGCCAAATACGACTACGGCATCGCCGAAACCATGGCCGCCGCGGGAAAGATCATCGAAGACGCCCGCGTGATCATCGTGGATCTGCGGACAGTTCTTGACAGCACGATCAATCGTCCCGGATTCGCCCCGCGGGTCAACGGGATCGTCGCTCGCGCGGACACCGTGGTGTTGCGCCTGGACAAGATGGTGGTCTACCTGGAGCCCAAGGTGAAGTCGGCGGTGGGGGATCTTTCGGTGGCCGGAAAATCGGCGCGGAACATGGCGGAAAAGGCCGAACCGGTGGTCGATCGGGTCGCCCAGCGCGCCGACAAGGCGACCGCCGAGCTGGAGCCGATGGTCCAGGACCTCAAGGTGGTTTCCACCGACATCCGCGCGTTGGTAGCCAAGACGAAAAACGGCGAGAGCACATTGGGCAAACTCGCCAACGACGACAAATTCTACAACGAGCTCTCCAGCGCCGTCGTTCGCGCCGACAGTCTCGTCCATCGCATCCAGAAGAAGGGTCTCGACATCAATGTCGACATCTGGTGA
- a CDS encoding DUF1926 domain-containing protein produces MNIPSTRLLWAVHCHQPVGNFDFVFEHAFDHAYRPFVDVLESHPLIGVDFHFSGILLDWLDKHRPQYLDRVAALVSRGQCGILAGAYYEPILPPIPRHDQIGQVVALRKRLKERFGVDPKGMWLAERVWEPGLPEALAEAGIEFTLLDGTHFKQVGFSEEDLFGRWLTESEGKVVSVFPIHDGVRDLIPFSDVERAVQALRDLAVVGGRDVVFGDDGEKFGDWPGTHQLCYEERWLDRFFQEIGKDESLSVRPVSEAFGTTKARGMAYLPAASYFEMMEWAERAERQTDLRKARTELKTSETWEGIAPFVRGVSWRNFLIRYPESNRMHKMASRLSRLIRQEMDGKPGARRRSALLDARDHVWQAQCNCGYWHGVFGGLYLPHLRRAIHGHLARAESILRDGHPALHREDWDLDGSEEILLASGGQFLSVHPGQGGCVPTWYLDRAGLNLADSMTRQPEAYHARVRGDEGKSDGGKLADQFEGADPELAAALAYDTVPRASGLVWWYPGQVDAVALWNAGRDPKHWLGGSWEVLSIRRGLSPSCELRMVCDGLVFRRGFKLSEAGGEAILLVENTTSEPREGTVGLEWMVNLLAGDAHDRWLETPDGTRHKMGSRGSCHGDKVRMADEWLGLSLSLESDAVSDFLWEGVHTVNQSVGGYEKVYQGTSLVHLRHIAIPPGGMARIRVGLDVLQPEAPAPL; encoded by the coding sequence ATGAACATTCCTTCCACTCGACTTCTTTGGGCTGTCCACTGCCACCAGCCGGTGGGGAATTTCGACTTCGTGTTCGAGCACGCCTTCGACCACGCCTACCGGCCCTTCGTGGACGTGCTGGAATCCCATCCCCTCATCGGCGTGGATTTCCACTTCTCGGGAATTTTGCTGGACTGGCTGGACAAGCATCGTCCCCAGTACCTCGATCGCGTGGCGGCCTTGGTTTCGCGCGGCCAGTGCGGGATCCTGGCGGGGGCGTATTACGAGCCCATCCTTCCGCCCATTCCGCGCCACGACCAGATCGGGCAGGTGGTGGCCTTGCGCAAACGGCTCAAGGAGCGGTTTGGCGTGGACCCCAAAGGCATGTGGCTGGCCGAACGCGTCTGGGAGCCGGGCTTGCCCGAGGCTCTGGCGGAAGCCGGCATCGAGTTCACGCTGTTGGATGGCACCCATTTCAAGCAGGTGGGATTTTCCGAAGAAGACCTGTTCGGGCGCTGGCTCACCGAGAGCGAAGGCAAGGTGGTTTCGGTGTTCCCGATCCACGACGGTGTGCGCGATCTGATCCCTTTCTCCGACGTGGAACGCGCCGTGCAGGCCTTGCGGGATCTTGCCGTGGTGGGCGGACGCGACGTGGTCTTCGGGGACGACGGGGAAAAGTTCGGCGACTGGCCCGGCACCCACCAGCTCTGCTACGAAGAACGCTGGTTGGACAGATTCTTTCAGGAGATCGGCAAGGACGAATCGCTTTCCGTGCGTCCGGTTTCCGAGGCGTTCGGGACCACCAAGGCGCGTGGCATGGCCTACCTGCCTGCGGCCTCCTACTTCGAGATGATGGAATGGGCCGAGCGCGCCGAGCGGCAGACCGATCTGCGCAAGGCACGCACCGAGCTCAAGACTTCGGAAACATGGGAAGGCATCGCGCCGTTCGTGCGCGGGGTCTCCTGGCGCAATTTCCTGATTCGCTATCCCGAATCCAACCGGATGCACAAGATGGCCTCCCGGCTTTCGCGCCTGATCCGCCAGGAAATGGACGGCAAGCCCGGCGCCCGGCGCCGCTCCGCCTTGCTGGACGCCCGCGACCACGTGTGGCAGGCCCAGTGCAATTGTGGCTACTGGCATGGCGTGTTCGGGGGCTTGTACCTGCCGCATCTGCGCCGCGCCATCCACGGCCATCTGGCCCGGGCCGAATCCATCCTTCGCGACGGGCATCCCGCGCTGCATCGCGAAGATTGGGACTTGGACGGTTCCGAAGAGATCCTTCTGGCCAGCGGTGGTCAATTCCTGTCTGTTCACCCGGGCCAAGGCGGATGCGTTCCCACCTGGTACCTGGACCGCGCCGGACTGAATCTCGCCGATTCCATGACCCGCCAACCGGAAGCCTACCACGCCCGCGTGCGCGGCGACGAAGGCAAGTCCGATGGTGGCAAGCTCGCCGACCAGTTCGAGGGAGCCGATCCCGAATTGGCCGCCGCCCTCGCCTACGACACCGTGCCTCGCGCCAGCGGCCTAGTGTGGTGGTACCCAGGACAAGTTGATGCGGTTGCCCTGTGGAACGCGGGGCGCGACCCAAAGCATTGGTTGGGCGGATCCTGGGAAGTCCTCTCCATCCGCCGAGGGCTTTCGCCCTCCTGCGAACTGCGCATGGTGTGCGACGGCCTGGTCTTCCGCCGCGGTTTCAAGCTCTCCGAGGCCGGAGGCGAGGCGATCCTGTTGGTGGAAAACACCACTTCCGAACCGCGTGAAGGGACCGTGGGGCTGGAGTGGATGGTCAACTTGCTGGCTGGCGATGCGCACGACCGCTGGCTGGAAACGCCCGACGGCACCCGTCACAAGATGGGATCACGCGGCTCCTGCCATGGCGACAAGGTGCGGATGGCCGATGAATGGCTTGGTTTGTCGCTTTCCTTGGAATCGGACGCGGTTTCCGATTTTCTCTGGGAAGGTGTTCACACGGTCAACCAAAGCGTGGGCGGCTACGAGAAGGTCTACCAGGGCACATCTCTGGTCCACCTGCGACACATCGCCATACCCCCAGGGGGAATGGCGCGCATCCGGGTCGGACTGGATGTCCTGCAACCCGAAGCTCCCGCCCCCCTCTGA
- a CDS encoding HPr family phosphocarrier protein, whose translation MKNKTTRILKVINRFGLHARPAAMLVETASRFDCEVTLSKDGVSANGKSIMSVMLLAAESGSEVELAAEGPQADGAIEAIDALFQARFNEDEG comes from the coding sequence ATGAAGAACAAAACGACGAGAATCCTGAAGGTGATCAACCGGTTCGGGTTGCATGCACGCCCGGCAGCCATGCTGGTGGAAACCGCCTCCCGCTTCGATTGCGAGGTCACTCTGTCCAAGGATGGGGTGAGCGCCAACGGAAAGAGCATCATGAGCGTCATGCTTCTGGCCGCCGAGTCCGGTAGCGAAGTGGAATTGGCCGCGGAAGGCCCACAGGCAGATGGCGCCATCGAGGCGATCGACGCGTTGTTCCAGGCACGATTCAACGAGGACGAGGGCTGA
- the dcd gene encoding dCTP deaminase translates to MVLGKSALRDALRMGSLKVEPFDDELLQPASIDMRLGDQFLIPHPSAGSFTRFGESIPYEECRTQSYILPGNSFVLARTREVVELPDNLTAFVEGRSSIGRLGLFIQNAGWVDPGFRGSITLELYNGLPHPIELRAGWRVCQLVFVRMEGTSEGGYTGKYQGQIDTTGSRLHQDPDRMSADGK, encoded by the coding sequence ATGGTTTTGGGCAAGAGTGCGCTGCGGGATGCGCTTCGAATGGGAAGCCTGAAGGTCGAGCCGTTCGACGACGAACTGCTCCAGCCGGCCTCGATCGACATGCGGTTGGGCGACCAGTTTTTGATTCCCCATCCTTCCGCAGGATCCTTCACGCGCTTTGGCGAAAGCATTCCCTACGAAGAGTGCCGCACGCAGAGCTACATCCTGCCGGGAAATTCCTTCGTGTTGGCCCGCACCCGCGAGGTCGTGGAACTTCCCGACAATCTCACCGCCTTCGTGGAAGGACGTTCCTCCATCGGACGGCTGGGGCTGTTCATCCAGAACGCCGGTTGGGTGGATCCAGGCTTCCGCGGTTCCATCACCTTGGAGCTCTACAACGGCCTTCCGCACCCCATCGAACTGCGCGCCGGATGGCGGGTTTGCCAGCTGGTGTTCGTTCGTATGGAAGGAACCTCCGAAGGCGGGTATACTGGTAAGTACCAGGGCCAGATCGATACGACCGGGAGTCGCCTGCATCAGGATCCCGATCGCATGTCCGCCGACGGCAAATAG
- a CDS encoding metallophosphoesterase family protein, with product MRYGIYSDIHGNLEALQAVLDSMNSLGVKKRICLGDLVGYCANPNECIDLIRDQSDLVILGNHDSVALGRESSENFNFYARRAIEWTRENLKPESLEFLQKLSYMEHEGELCFVHASPRSPADWYYVTSLDDAVDAFSFFRQRICFVGHTHWPVIVVMEGEQSFRICDTLSYTLEKGQRMLVNVGSVGQPRDRNPQACWAICDSDTLSVEIVRVPYDIGKAQKKMRENDFADFLVHRLSEGR from the coding sequence TTGCGCTACGGGATCTACTCCGACATCCACGGGAACCTCGAAGCCCTCCAGGCCGTCTTGGATTCCATGAACTCCTTGGGTGTGAAAAAACGCATCTGCCTGGGCGATCTGGTGGGCTACTGCGCCAACCCCAACGAATGCATCGACCTCATCCGCGATCAGTCGGATCTTGTCATCCTGGGAAACCACGACAGCGTCGCGCTGGGCCGCGAGTCCAGCGAGAATTTCAATTTCTACGCGCGCCGCGCCATCGAATGGACCCGCGAGAACCTCAAGCCGGAGTCGTTGGAGTTCCTGCAGAAATTGTCCTACATGGAGCACGAGGGTGAACTGTGCTTCGTGCACGCCTCGCCGCGTTCGCCGGCCGACTGGTACTACGTCACCAGCCTGGACGACGCCGTGGACGCCTTCAGCTTCTTCCGCCAGCGCATCTGCTTCGTGGGGCACACCCACTGGCCGGTGATCGTGGTGATGGAAGGCGAGCAGTCCTTCCGCATCTGCGACACCCTCAGCTACACCCTGGAAAAGGGCCAGCGCATGCTGGTCAACGTGGGATCGGTGGGGCAACCGCGCGACCGCAATCCCCAGGCCTGCTGGGCCATCTGCGATTCGGACACCTTGTCGGTCGAGATCGTGCGGGTTCCCTACGACATCGGCAAGGCGCAGAAGAAAATGCGCGAGAACGATTTCGCCGATTTCCTGGTCCATCGGCTTTCCGAGGGAAGGTGA
- a CDS encoding NUDIX domain-containing protein produces the protein MNQVPRAAVTVLVDTGSQRKVLLGRRRQRDSDPWSGHLALPGGRREPVDRDDLDTALRECAEESGIHLARHRVLGALEIVPAGRRVGRLVTVQPFLAFVDGFCPTSQGDGEMEDWYAFPLEDLDREELRTMVRAPDGAVLPGVSTPIGVLWGMTLALLERVWRTPLVPGVDKLWLDFDGTLYPSTHPLVAVVDDRITQWVARERGIALEEADRLRSDLYRRHGNTLKGMMSEGDVDPSRYLDFVFDLPDEAFPGPDPELAAALARLALPMCVFTNARADYVRRGLARLGIEWNGAIHDIAAFGWNAKPHPAPYVQVLAHEADDPERVVFLDDRPENLAPSKTMGVRGVLIDELHESDWIGPDGTWASVPWSFKLRSTRDLPRLLLPRLGI, from the coding sequence GTGAACCAGGTCCCCCGCGCCGCGGTCACCGTCCTGGTGGATACCGGTTCCCAGCGGAAGGTCCTTCTGGGAAGGCGACGCCAGCGTGATTCCGATCCGTGGAGCGGCCACCTTGCCCTGCCCGGCGGGCGTCGCGAACCGGTCGACCGCGACGATCTGGACACCGCCCTGCGGGAGTGCGCGGAGGAATCGGGCATCCATCTGGCGCGCCATCGCGTGCTCGGTGCGCTCGAGATCGTTCCGGCGGGGCGCCGCGTGGGACGACTCGTGACGGTGCAACCTTTTCTCGCATTCGTGGACGGATTTTGTCCAACATCGCAAGGCGACGGGGAGATGGAGGATTGGTACGCCTTCCCCCTGGAAGACCTGGATCGCGAAGAGCTGCGGACCATGGTCCGCGCGCCGGACGGCGCGGTTTTGCCGGGGGTTTCGACCCCGATCGGCGTGCTGTGGGGAATGACGCTCGCGCTGTTGGAACGGGTGTGGCGCACGCCGCTTGTTCCCGGGGTGGACAAATTATGGCTGGACTTCGACGGAACCCTGTATCCATCGACGCATCCATTGGTGGCGGTGGTGGACGATCGGATCACCCAGTGGGTGGCCCGGGAGCGGGGGATCGCGCTGGAAGAGGCGGACCGGTTGAGGTCGGATCTCTACCGGCGCCATGGCAACACCCTCAAGGGAATGATGTCGGAAGGAGACGTGGATCCGTCCCGGTACCTCGATTTCGTGTTCGATCTTCCCGACGAAGCCTTTCCCGGCCCCGATCCCGAGCTTGCCGCGGCCTTGGCCAGACTCGCTCTTCCCATGTGCGTGTTCACCAACGCCCGGGCGGACTATGTTCGCCGCGGACTCGCTCGGCTGGGCATCGAATGGAACGGTGCGATCCACGACATCGCCGCCTTTGGATGGAATGCCAAGCCGCATCCGGCTCCCTATGTCCAGGTGCTGGCCCACGAAGCGGACGATCCCGAGCGGGTGGTTTTCCTGGATGATCGCCCCGAAAACCTGGCCCCCTCCAAAACCATGGGTGTGCGTGGGGTCTTGATCGACGAGCTCCACGAGTCCGATTGGATCGGCCCGGATGGAACATGGGCCTCGGTTCCCTGGAGCTTCAAGCTGCGCTCCACCCGCGACCTTCCCAGGTTGCTTTTGCCCCGGCTGGGAATTTGA
- a CDS encoding DUF342 domain-containing protein, with product MIDPSQGFAFLRTLFHWRIMPDGSYIEIRPDVQEVNEQDVFRAFLAAGILNANAATICSMIRQKTTGWQRVGKPFEFRDDTVSPVLQVRNENLVGSIRIDPAMAREQGREVTVEEIRNLLTNAGIVQGVDEDVLQMLLKPNCATGWFDVAVGDAPVDGTDSVIECQVKIDQTIPVPDESGMMDFRDRGHLPEVTAGTAIYVKIPGRPAVNGRGLDGKILPARQGHDIVLPNIENGRPRENEPNVLEASCDGYLYMGRDGRLQVGREFKVKGDLDLTVGNIRYHGPVEIGGNVPSGFQIHAGGDISILGTAEGSDIHSFGGSITVRGGVFGGKLQAATDIKVSFAHEATLLAGGVVEGGKYLQHCRVRCAELHVARGGMFVGGQVLASREIECDVLGTEASTPTIVQLSDPEEEDARTDLEKVNVEIKKLAPLRDQLEQKVVALKSRIAGGGVLLGRAREDAEESLRQYAGVTEKMREYERRKAHDQEILAAERTRVGAITVRRSIHPGVEVHIFGRRFEIDSVRAPVRLHVKDREVEVHKV from the coding sequence ATGATCGACCCATCCCAGGGCTTTGCCTTCCTGCGCACGCTGTTCCATTGGCGCATCATGCCCGATGGCTCCTACATCGAGATCCGCCCCGATGTCCAGGAGGTCAACGAGCAGGATGTTTTCCGGGCCTTTTTGGCCGCCGGAATCCTCAATGCCAACGCAGCGACCATTTGCTCGATGATCCGCCAAAAGACCACAGGCTGGCAACGAGTGGGCAAGCCTTTCGAGTTTCGCGACGACACCGTTTCGCCGGTCTTGCAGGTCCGCAACGAGAACCTGGTGGGCTCCATCCGGATCGACCCTGCCATGGCCCGCGAGCAAGGTCGCGAGGTCACCGTGGAAGAAATCCGCAACCTGCTCACCAACGCGGGCATCGTGCAGGGAGTGGACGAGGACGTGTTGCAGATGCTGCTCAAGCCCAACTGCGCCACCGGCTGGTTCGACGTGGCGGTCGGAGACGCTCCCGTCGACGGAACAGATTCTGTCATAGAGTGCCAGGTCAAGATCGACCAGACCATCCCCGTGCCCGACGAATCGGGAATGATGGACTTCCGCGACCGTGGGCATCTGCCGGAAGTGACGGCGGGAACCGCGATCTACGTGAAGATTCCCGGGCGGCCGGCCGTCAATGGCAGGGGACTGGACGGGAAGATCCTGCCTGCCCGCCAAGGCCACGACATCGTGCTTCCCAACATCGAAAATGGACGTCCGCGGGAAAACGAACCCAACGTGCTGGAAGCTTCCTGCGACGGCTACCTCTACATGGGGCGCGATGGTCGCCTGCAGGTGGGGCGCGAGTTCAAGGTCAAAGGGGATCTGGATCTGACGGTGGGCAACATCCGATACCACGGTCCGGTCGAGATCGGTGGCAATGTCCCCAGCGGGTTCCAGATCCATGCGGGTGGCGACATCAGCATCTTGGGGACCGCGGAGGGCTCCGACATCCACAGTTTCGGAGGCAGTATCACCGTGCGCGGTGGTGTGTTCGGCGGGAAGCTGCAGGCGGCAACCGACATCAAAGTCTCGTTTGCCCACGAAGCGACCTTGCTGGCGGGTGGCGTGGTGGAAGGTGGGAAATATCTCCAGCATTGCAGGGTCCGCTGTGCCGAACTCCATGTGGCCCGCGGAGGGATGTTCGTTGGAGGGCAGGTGCTGGCAAGTCGCGAGATCGAATGTGATGTCCTTGGAACGGAAGCGAGTACGCCCACCATTGTGCAACTCTCGGATCCGGAGGAAGAAGACGCGCGGACCGATCTGGAAAAGGTCAACGTCGAGATCAAGAAACTCGCTCCGCTTCGAGACCAGCTGGAACAGAAGGTTGTGGCCTTGAAAAGCCGCATCGCCGGGGGGGGCGTGTTGCTGGGGCGCGCACGAGAAGACGCGGAGGAATCCCTGCGCCAATACGCCGGAGTCACCGAAAAAATGCGCGAGTACGAACGCCGCAAAGCCCATGACCAGGAGATCCTGGCCGCCGAGCGGACACGGGTGGGAGCTATTACCGTGCGGCGAAGCATCCATCCGGGGGTCGAGGTGCATATCTTTGGACGACGCTTCGAGATCGACTCCGTCCGCGCGCCTGTGCGGCTCCATGTCAAGGATCGAGAGGTGGAAGTCCACAAGGTCTGA
- a CDS encoding ribonuclease H-like domain-containing protein — METRSPWGLRKAVDRDRKADERTRPAQSRPDRESFRFFQLTEDLPALLEDLVPGEEVQTSRGPAWLSRRPLDEFWIPLPSMPEPDTSRTWFDIETRGGRGNPGFLFGAVYHQDGRWWLWQALARTTEEEPAMMELVTEFVKEHPRLVSYSGTKNDWPFLLSRWSHFHMTPPKFADHLDLFDRAQILYRGVLPSCRLVTLEHHLCGRWREADLASGFIPIAYQEWLEHRDGRLLAQVLLHNALDVVCLLELEPFLTVEASPLPVRLTVAEPT, encoded by the coding sequence TTGGAAACCCGTAGTCCGTGGGGGTTGCGCAAGGCCGTCGATCGGGATCGCAAAGCCGACGAGCGGACACGTCCGGCCCAATCCAGACCCGACCGCGAATCGTTCCGGTTCTTCCAGCTCACCGAAGACCTGCCAGCTCTGCTGGAAGATCTGGTGCCCGGCGAGGAAGTGCAGACCTCGCGCGGACCGGCTTGGCTTTCCAGGCGCCCGTTGGACGAATTCTGGATTCCCCTTCCGTCCATGCCCGAACCCGATACCTCGCGGACCTGGTTCGACATCGAGACCCGTGGCGGTCGCGGCAACCCCGGATTTTTGTTCGGAGCGGTCTATCACCAGGACGGACGATGGTGGCTATGGCAGGCGCTGGCCCGCACCACCGAAGAAGAACCGGCGATGATGGAGCTTGTGACGGAATTTGTCAAAGAACATCCGCGTCTGGTGAGCTATTCGGGCACGAAAAACGACTGGCCCTTCCTGCTGTCGCGTTGGAGCCACTTCCACATGACCCCGCCCAAGTTCGCGGACCATCTGGACCTTTTCGACCGGGCGCAGATCCTTTACCGGGGTGTGCTGCCCTCTTGCCGACTGGTGACCTTGGAACACCATCTGTGCGGTCGCTGGCGCGAGGCGGACCTGGCGTCCGGCTTCATCCCCATCGCCTACCAGGAATGGCTGGAGCATCGCGATGGAAGGCTTTTGGCCCAAGTCCTTCTGCACAACGCGCTGGACGTGGTGTGCCTCCTGGAGCTGGAGCCCTTCCTTACGGTTGAGGCGAGCCCGCTACCCGTTCGATTGACCGTCGCCGAACCCACCTGA
- the lnt gene encoding apolipoprotein N-acyltransferase has product MIALWALAWGLLQALCIPPLPLGPLFPLVLAGMLLWVDGDTPALAAKKGFLSGFVLQLAALHWIRNVMNVGPAATIAFGLILLFAYLAAFQALWAWLWVQCRKLGVPWAWPFLFTGIELVRGYGQMSFPWMHVGYDLGEFLPGLQGVAWTGVYGVGGIMAATAVVLALWRKGELPRRAGLVPACFWALWWIGGAVRWNSPAVPGKMRVAIVQPAIPQTRKWDENYFQTVMNRTWATADRIQENPDLWALPETAIPDLWSWRPDEVTKVQRLAARSNAPVVVGALEFLMDSNSRDGGHLRNSAFLVRPGKRGVRYDKLRLVPFSEHLPFDDFLPALNQVKLGQSGFSSGDTLPVWNTGIPWSPAICFEMVHADFPRLALANGARAMVVVTNDGWFGNSLGPRQHWNIHRFHAVENGLSMVRSANTGISGATDHYGRILAKTELMHDTALVVSVPEGPGSFYGVHGDWIDRILWVLSLAALGLLAFRWVRRRSIERVAGSPQP; this is encoded by the coding sequence GTGATCGCCCTCTGGGCTCTGGCCTGGGGGCTGTTGCAGGCGCTCTGCATTCCCCCATTGCCTCTGGGTCCACTGTTTCCGCTGGTCCTGGCGGGAATGTTGCTTTGGGTGGATGGCGATACACCCGCCCTGGCGGCCAAGAAGGGATTTCTCTCCGGATTCGTTCTGCAACTGGCCGCCTTGCACTGGATCCGCAACGTCATGAATGTCGGGCCCGCCGCGACCATCGCGTTCGGGCTGATCCTGCTGTTTGCCTACCTGGCCGCGTTCCAGGCCCTTTGGGCATGGCTTTGGGTCCAATGCCGGAAACTGGGCGTTCCTTGGGCTTGGCCGTTTCTGTTCACCGGAATCGAGCTCGTGCGAGGCTACGGGCAGATGTCCTTTCCGTGGATGCATGTCGGGTATGATCTGGGCGAGTTCCTGCCCGGTCTGCAAGGCGTGGCCTGGACGGGAGTCTACGGAGTTGGAGGCATCATGGCAGCCACGGCGGTGGTGCTGGCGCTTTGGAGAAAAGGTGAGTTGCCGAGAAGAGCCGGGCTGGTTCCCGCGTGCTTCTGGGCCCTGTGGTGGATCGGTGGCGCCGTGCGTTGGAACTCGCCCGCCGTTCCCGGCAAGATGCGGGTGGCCATCGTGCAGCCGGCGATCCCGCAAACCCGCAAGTGGGACGAGAACTATTTCCAGACCGTGATGAACCGGACCTGGGCGACGGCCGATCGCATCCAGGAGAACCCCGACCTGTGGGCTCTGCCGGAAACCGCCATCCCCGACCTTTGGAGCTGGCGACCTGACGAAGTGACCAAGGTCCAACGATTGGCCGCTCGCTCCAACGCGCCGGTGGTGGTGGGAGCCCTGGAATTCCTGATGGATTCGAACTCCCGCGACGGCGGCCATCTGCGCAACTCCGCCTTCCTCGTGCGTCCCGGCAAACGGGGCGTGCGATATGACAAATTACGTCTAGTCCCGTTCAGCGAACATCTGCCGTTCGACGATTTTCTCCCCGCCCTGAACCAGGTGAAACTGGGCCAAAGCGGGTTTTCCTCCGGCGACACCTTGCCCGTCTGGAACACCGGGATCCCCTGGTCGCCGGCGATCTGCTTCGAAATGGTCCATGCCGATTTTCCCCGCCTGGCCCTGGCCAACGGTGCACGCGCGATGGTGGTCGTCACCAACGATGGCTGGTTTGGAAATTCCCTGGGGCCTCGCCAGCATTGGAACATCCATCGGTTCCACGCGGTGGAAAACGGTCTGTCCATGGTCCGCTCCGCCAACACGGGGATTTCCGGCGCCACCGACCACTACGGCCGGATCCTCGCGAAAACCGAGCTGATGCACGACACGGCGCTGGTGGTGTCGGTGCCCGAAGGCCCCGGCTCGTTCTACGGAGTCCACGGCGATTGGATCGATCGCATCCTGTGGGTGCTTTCCCTAGCGGCGCTGGGCCTATTGGCCTTCAGGTGGGTTCGGCGACGGTCAATCGAACGGGTAGCGGGCTCGCCTCAACCGTAA
- the rsmI gene encoding 16S rRNA (cytidine(1402)-2'-O)-methyltransferase, translated as MPEGTLHIVSTPIGNLQDITLRALDVFNAVDEILCEDTRHSSRLLSHHGIKVRTSPYHDHNKERRTPELVSRLKNGESFALICDAGTPGVSDEAFFLVRACRREGVPVTTAPGASAMLSALVASGLPTDRFAFEGFVPRKHGERQRKLAALAQEERTLIFYCSPYQVRGMCEDLALVLPDVRVVLARELTKLHEEYMIGTAAELLLKLPKEPKGEFVVLFHPQGKG; from the coding sequence GTGCCAGAGGGAACCCTTCACATCGTCAGTACTCCAATCGGGAATCTGCAGGACATCACCCTGCGGGCTCTGGATGTTTTCAACGCGGTCGATGAGATCCTTTGCGAGGATACGCGCCACTCCTCCCGGCTGCTTTCCCACCATGGGATCAAGGTACGGACGAGTCCCTACCACGACCACAACAAGGAACGCCGCACTCCGGAGCTCGTCTCGCGCCTGAAAAACGGCGAGTCCTTCGCGTTGATCTGCGATGCGGGCACTCCGGGAGTTTCGGACGAGGCGTTCTTCCTGGTGCGCGCCTGCCGGCGCGAAGGGGTGCCGGTCACCACCGCTCCGGGCGCATCAGCCATGTTGTCTGCTCTGGTGGCCTCGGGCCTGCCCACGGATCGCTTCGCCTTCGAAGGGTTCGTTCCCAGAAAGCACGGAGAACGCCAGCGGAAATTGGCCGCCCTCGCCCAGGAGGAGCGTACCCTGATCTTCTATTGCAGCCCCTACCAGGTGCGGGGGATGTGCGAGGATCTGGCCCTGGTGCTTCCGGATGTACGGGTGGTGTTGGCCCGGGAACTGACCAAACTCCACGAGGAGTACATGATCGGCACCGCCGCCGAGCTCTTGCTGAAATTGCCCAAAGAACCCAAGGGCGAATTCGTCGTGCTCTTCCATCCCCAAGGCAAGGGGTGA